CTTCAAGGGTAATAGAACCACCAAAGCCACTTTTTGGCTCAGTAAAATTTGGATCAATTGACCTAATATCAAGGGTTTCTACGGGATAGTTAAATTTGAAATAATGTAGTGGTGATGATGCTAAATCACCAATATTTCTGGAATCAACAACATGAGCATTAATAATAACTGTTTTCATCACATTTTTAATTAATTATTGACACTGAAACTGAAATTGAAGTTGTTGATTGACTTCGATGGTTTCTCCGGGATCTACTGTTCTTTCTTCCATAAAATAAAAGTTAATCTGTTCTAAAGGTCGACTATCCCCATATTGTTGTTGCCATTGTCGACAAAGATATTCGCCAAAGTAAGGATATAGTTGATTTCCAATATTACGATTTAGATTAATGTAATAGGTTCGCCATTGCATATTGCCATAAAGTCTTTGGCGATCGCCCAATGTCGGTTTATCGAAACTAATGGGTTGATCAGGGTGTAATAAATTAACTTCCCTACCGTCTGCCAAGACACCTACAATGACGTGCCATCCATCATCACGAGGGGGAGAAGGGGCAAAGATTCCCCAACCATTTTGGTCTAAACGTAGTAAATAACCAATCCAGTCAATACGTTGTAAACTACGACTACGGGTGACTCTACGTAAAGCTCTGAGGGTAGGGGTATCTTGATCAACGAAATACCAATGATCGGTAAATCCCCTTAAATTCAGAACAAAAATTAAGCCTAAAAATAATATAGAGATGATACTTTGCCACAGAGGAGTTTTTCCGCTAAATGTTCTAAATAATAGAGGACGAGTTAAAATTCCTGCTGTTTGACGGTTATTGGCGATCGCCTCATAAAATCTTTTACCCAACTTCATGATGATGGGTAAGCCCAAAATAGTAGTAAAAATACGAAAGACAGGAGATAAACTGACCACATAAACAATGGCTTCAAACTTAAAATATCGATTACCCTGCCAATCCATTACCACCCAAGAATTCCATCGCTCCATATCTTCTTGAATCGACACATCACTTTGGGCAGGTTGTAAAGGGGTATCTGGTAACAATAAAAAGACACGGAGCAGATAAACCACTTTTTTACAAAATCCACAATCCGCATCATAATAGATTTTTAAACCAGCTTGAGG
The sequence above is a segment of the Cyanobacterium stanieri PCC 7202 genome. Coding sequences within it:
- a CDS encoding thiol-disulfide oxidoreductase DCC (PFAM: Protein of unknown function (DUF1222); Protein of unknown function, DUF393~InterPro IPR011020:IPR007263~KEGG: ava:Ava_1644 HTTM~PFAM: thiol-disulphide oxidoreductase DCC~SMART: HTTM domain protein~SPTR: Putative uncharacterized protein), translating into MVTQKNLKKWGWLNSLSKRYGLDIRSLALLRMGLGLVILADLFLRFPDLSSHYSDQGVLPRTALIESLDPWYWSIHLLSGQPFVQGLLFLAGAIFGLAMVVGYRTRLATIASWALMVSLHHRNPALLFAADSVLRTVLFWAMFLPLGAAYSVDIALNPKADSVPKRIFSGAVIAFTIQQCFIYIMSAVFKSTSDIWFPDLTAVYYTLNFDQYVTPLGAWLLNLPLVVLQFFTLVTLILEWVGPLFLFMPVKTNFFRTATVITFILLHVGFGLTLNLGIFPFLSIVSWLAFIPSSVWEGWKKRFYGEPQAGLKIYYDADCGFCKKVVYLLRVFLLLPDTPLQPAQSDVSIQEDMERWNSWVVMDWQGNRYFKFEAIVYVVSLSPVFRIFTTILGLPIIMKLGKRFYEAIANNRQTAGILTRPLLFRTFSGKTPLWQSIISILFLGLIFVLNLRGFTDHWYFVDQDTPTLRALRRVTRSRSLQRIDWIGYLLRLDQNGWGIFAPSPPRDDGWHVIVGVLADGREVNLLHPDQPISFDKPTLGDRQRLYGNMQWRTYYINLNRNIGNQLYPYFGEYLCRQWQQQYGDSRPLEQINFYFMEERTVDPGETIEVNQQLQFQFQCQ